From Phocoena phocoena chromosome 16, mPhoPho1.1, whole genome shotgun sequence, a single genomic window includes:
- the SFRP5 gene encoding secreted frizzled-related protein 5 — MRAAAGGARAAALALLLGALHGAPGRGEEYDYYGWQTEPLHGRSYSKPPQCLDIPADLPLCHTVGYKRMRLPNLLEHESLAEVKQQASSWLPLLAKRCHSDTQVFLCSLFAPVCLDRPIYPCRSLCEAVRAGCAPLMEAYGFPWPEMLHCHKFPLDNDLCIAVQFGHLPATAPPVTKICAQCEMEHSADGLMEQMCSSDFVVKMRIREIKIENADRKLIGAQKKKKLLKPGPLKRKDTKRLVLHMKNGAGCPCPQLESLAGSFLVMGRKVDGQLLLTAVYRWDKKNKEMKFAVKFMFSYPCSLYYPFFYGAAEPH, encoded by the exons AtgcgggcggcggcggggggcgcGCGGGCGGCCGCGCTGGCGCTGCTGCTGGGGGCGCTGCACGGGGCGCCGGGGCGCGGCGAAGAGTACGACTACTACGGCTGGCAGACCGAGCCGCTGCACGGGCGCTCGTACTCCAAACCGCCCCAGTGCCTCGACATCCCCGCCGACCTGCCACTCTGCCACACCGTGGGCTACAAGCGCATGCGGCTGCCCAACCTGCTGGAGCACGAGAGCCTGGCCGAGGTGAAGCAGCAGGCGAGCAGCTGGCTGCCGCTGCTGGCCAAGCGCTGCCACTCGGACACGCAGGTCTTCCTCTGCTCGCTCTTCGCGCCCGTCTGCCTCGACCGGCCCATCTACCCTTGCCGCTCGCTGTGCGAGGCCGTGCGCGCCGGCTGCGCGCCGCTCATGGAGGCCTATGGCTTTCCCTGGCCGGAGATGCTGCACTGCCACAAGTTCCCCCTGGACAACGACCTCTGCATCGCTGTGCAGTTCGGGCACTTGCCCGCCACCGCGCCTCCAG TGACCAAGATCTGCGCCCAGTGTGAGATGGAGCACAGCGCTGATGGCCTCATGGAGCAGATGTGTTCCAGCGACTTCG TGGTCAAAATGCGCATCAGAGAGATCAAGATAGAGAACGCGGACCGGAAGCTGATTGgagcccagaaaaagaagaaactgctCAAGCCAGGCCCCCTGAAGCGCAAGGACACCAAGAGGCTGGTGCTGCACATGAAGAACGGCGCTGGCTGCCCCTGCCCGCAGCTGGAGAGCCTGGCCGGCAGCTTCCTGGTCATGGGCCGCAAAGTGGACGGACAGCTGCTGCTTACGGCTGTCTACCGCTGGGACAAGAAGAACAAGGAGATGAAGTTCGCGGTCAAGTTCATGTTCTCCTACCCCTGCTCCCTCTACTATCCCTTCTTCTATGGGGCCGCAGAGCCCCACTGA